In one window of Haloimpatiens sp. FM7315 DNA:
- the flgK gene encoding flagellar hook-associated protein FlgK, which produces MDVTSHNIANANTEGYSRQRAMMETTTPFPMPSINNAAGPGQLGTGAQISIIQRVRDEFLDFQVRNESSTMGMYEARDRFLSEIESVYNEPSDTGLSTSFGKFFDAWQEFTKQSETSNARTVVAQQAKALTNDLNHTYNQLQKVKTNAQNIIKDTVYQVNNMLNQIDTLNQQIMKVKVSGLEPNDLMDKRDLLMDKLSSELNIDLKNRNFATQDLRPGDIENVPDGGEPLLVRKEPNYAVSRFSYVSNIEEVKNSKGDVTSLKINYFKKGDNNKTGTIEVIKSPKGSVFNKNEVNSIKRNIEECKVIWASEDGTAYSDGVIAISNVSEIDQKLGLFKPSSGALQGYMSVQKDVDDYVDRIDKLAKALTFAVNAIHTGSTDGTKNPEVENTNFFVNSEDSTDEASITAGNISVNKDILDNVMKINAGATKDSGENDSKRAIAIAMLRDALFKVQDIDLENANRKSFIDNLTGGFSLNTELGIKTIQSNVGGMTLDNYFKDMVDTLGIQEEEAKRIVKNQDKLLSDFDQRRTSVSGVSMDEEMANLIQFQHAYGANAKIISTVDELLDVVVNGLKR; this is translated from the coding sequence ATAGATGTTACATCTCACAATATAGCAAATGCAAATACAGAAGGATATTCAAGGCAAAGGGCTATGATGGAGACTACAACTCCATTTCCAATGCCATCAATAAATAATGCAGCGGGTCCAGGACAGCTTGGAACTGGAGCTCAAATATCTATTATTCAAAGGGTGAGAGATGAATTTTTAGACTTTCAAGTAAGAAATGAAAGTAGTACTATGGGTATGTATGAAGCAAGGGATAGATTTTTAAGTGAGATAGAAAGTGTATACAATGAGCCTTCAGATACGGGTCTATCCACTTCTTTTGGAAAGTTCTTTGATGCTTGGCAGGAGTTTACTAAGCAATCGGAAACTTCTAATGCCAGAACTGTTGTGGCTCAGCAGGCTAAAGCTCTTACAAATGATTTGAATCATACCTACAATCAGCTTCAAAAGGTAAAAACAAATGCTCAAAACATTATAAAAGATACAGTTTATCAAGTAAATAATATGTTAAATCAAATAGATACTTTAAATCAGCAAATTATGAAGGTAAAGGTTTCAGGATTAGAACCAAATGATTTAATGGACAAAAGAGATTTACTTATGGATAAATTAAGTAGCGAATTAAACATAGATTTAAAAAATAGAAATTTCGCAACTCAGGACTTAAGACCTGGAGACATAGAAAACGTTCCTGATGGAGGAGAACCTTTATTAGTTAGGAAAGAACCAAATTATGCTGTAAGCAGGTTCTCTTATGTAAGTAATATTGAAGAGGTAAAGAATAGTAAAGGTGATGTTACTTCTTTAAAAATCAATTACTTTAAAAAAGGGGATAATAATAAAACTGGTACTATTGAAGTGATTAAATCTCCTAAGGGATCAGTTTTTAATAAAAACGAAGTTAATAGCATAAAAAGAAACATTGAAGAATGTAAAGTTATTTGGGCAAGTGAAGATGGTACAGCGTATTCAGATGGTGTAATTGCTATAAGTAATGTTTCTGAAATTGACCAAAAACTAGGACTATTTAAGCCAAGTAGTGGTGCTCTTCAAGGATACATGTCAGTTCAAAAGGATGTAGATGACTATGTAGATAGAATAGATAAGCTAGCAAAAGCCCTAACTTTTGCAGTAAATGCTATTCACACAGGAAGCACTGATGGAACTAAAAACCCTGAAGTAGAAAATACGAATTTCTTTGTAAATTCAGAGGATTCTACAGATGAAGCCTCAATTACTGCAGGTAACATATCAGTTAATAAAGATATTTTAGATAATGTTATGAAAATAAACGCTGGAGCAACAAAAGATTCAGGAGAAAATGATTCTAAAAGGGCAATTGCAATTGCAATGCTAAGAGATGCTTTATTTAAAGTTCAAGATATAGATTTAGAAAATGCAAATAGAAAGTCTTTTATTGATAATTTAACAGGAGGATTTTCACTTAATACAGAACTTGGAATAAAGACAATTCAAAGTAATGTTGGTGGTATGACTTTAGATAACTACTTTAAAGATATGGTAGATACTCTTGGAATACAGGAAGAGGAAGCAAAGAGAATAGTTAAAAATCAAGATAAGCTTTTAAGCGATTTTGATCAAAGAAGGACATCAGTATCAGGAGTTTCCATGGATGAGGAAATGGCTAATTTAATTCAATTTCAACATGCTTATGGAGCAAATGCCAAGATAATTTCTACAGTAGATGAACTTTTAGATGTAGTAGTTAATGGGCTAAAACGCTAA
- the fliW gene encoding flagellar assembly protein FliW, translating into MELKTKYHGIHKYEKEDVIEFENGIPGFENLKRYILFPIDGNEAFKVLHSIEDSEIGIVVISPFEVLKDYELKLSNSLLNKLRINSYEEVLVLTTVNLNSNYRNITTNLRAPIIINIKEKIGEQIILNTEKYLIKHPVFKEES; encoded by the coding sequence TTGGAATTAAAAACAAAATATCATGGAATTCATAAATATGAAAAAGAAGATGTAATAGAGTTTGAAAATGGCATTCCAGGATTTGAAAATTTAAAAAGATATATTCTATTTCCTATAGATGGAAATGAAGCTTTTAAAGTACTTCATTCTATTGAAGACAGTGAAATTGGAATTGTAGTGATATCTCCTTTTGAAGTTTTAAAAGATTATGAATTAAAATTATCGAATAGTTTATTAAATAAGCTTAGGATAAATTCTTATGAAGAGGTACTTGTTTTAACTACTGTCAACTTAAACTCAAACTATAGAAATATTACTACTAACTTAAGAGCTCCTATAATTATTAATATAAAAGAAAAAATAGGGGAACAAATAATATTAAATACAGAGAAATATTTAATCAAACATCCTGTGTTTAAGGAGGAAAGTTAA
- the flgL gene encoding flagellar hook-associated protein FlgL: MRVTNKMLSNNFLRDMNVNLQNLKTLQEQMTSGKEIRRPSDNPFKVARSMQLHTQINSNKQYNENIKDTINWLDVTDTSLDQMGEVFKRVKELLVSAGNGGYGENELAAIKDEINEKVSEFSQILNTNFDGKYIFGGTRATTKPTMIQGGSSFSGAVETNSLDFSGEESLVESDGKLKEDINFELQFDVDRNGTISATEKETITLSKGTKISNIQDLANKLNNKIDTSSKTWLKDKVRIDVSNNRLKVVNENDNGNLNKFIVKSKELLIDGEATSINEPSSKVINVSTLGSLSGDLDIELGFNVNTKKITLHNTENIKNLSDLAGKINDEINTSSEDWLRGKVKVVTDLANNNLKFVNISDSATTFKVKADKLGIKQESDITYSPNNSQNTRIMYNKKGDGELVDGNELNQIGEKLKVEISQGVIIDYNVTARDVMEYNGKDLRNVLNDIVNHLDYKKEDGVTEDKDSVKKLINDDLVNIEDALKNILKIRSEVGAKQNSMDSAKSKNEDQNFNMKEILSKTEDIDITEKTMEFATAQTVYISSLTTSAKVLQPTLIDYIR; encoded by the coding sequence ATGCGTGTAACAAATAAGATGCTTTCGAACAATTTTTTAAGGGATATGAATGTAAATTTACAAAATTTAAAGACTCTTCAAGAGCAAATGACATCTGGAAAAGAAATTAGAAGGCCTTCAGATAATCCTTTTAAGGTAGCAAGATCTATGCAGCTTCATACTCAGATTAATTCCAATAAGCAGTACAATGAAAACATTAAGGATACTATAAACTGGTTAGATGTTACAGATACATCTCTAGACCAAATGGGTGAGGTCTTTAAAAGAGTAAAAGAGCTTTTGGTATCAGCTGGAAATGGTGGCTATGGAGAAAATGAATTAGCGGCTATAAAAGATGAAATTAATGAAAAGGTATCTGAGTTTTCACAGATATTAAATACTAACTTTGATGGTAAATATATATTTGGTGGAACTAGGGCTACAACTAAACCAACTATGATACAAGGTGGTAGCAGTTTTTCTGGTGCAGTTGAAACTAATTCTCTAGATTTTTCAGGAGAAGAAAGTTTAGTTGAAAGTGATGGAAAGTTAAAAGAAGATATAAATTTTGAATTACAGTTTGATGTAGATAGAAATGGAACTATTAGTGCAACTGAGAAAGAGACTATTACGCTTTCAAAGGGAACAAAAATTTCTAATATACAAGATCTAGCAAATAAACTTAATAATAAGATAGACACTTCGTCAAAAACATGGCTTAAAGACAAAGTCAGAATAGATGTATCTAATAATAGATTAAAAGTAGTAAATGAAAATGACAATGGAAACTTAAACAAGTTTATAGTAAAATCTAAAGAACTTTTAATTGATGGAGAGGCAACTTCTATAAATGAACCTTCTAGTAAAGTTATAAATGTATCCACTTTAGGTAGTTTAAGTGGTGATTTAGACATAGAACTAGGCTTTAATGTAAATACAAAAAAGATTACTCTTCATAATACAGAGAATATTAAAAACCTAAGTGATTTAGCAGGAAAGATTAACGATGAAATTAATACTTCCTCTGAGGATTGGTTAAGAGGAAAAGTAAAAGTTGTAACAGATCTTGCAAATAATAATTTAAAGTTTGTAAATATCAGTGATAGTGCTACAACTTTTAAAGTTAAGGCAGATAAACTTGGGATAAAGCAAGAGAGTGACATCACGTATAGCCCTAATAATTCTCAAAACACTAGGATTATGTACAATAAAAAAGGTGATGGAGAATTAGTAGATGGAAATGAATTAAATCAAATTGGAGAAAAGCTTAAAGTTGAGATCTCTCAAGGAGTAATTATAGATTATAACGTAACTGCTAGAGATGTTATGGAGTATAATGGAAAAGATTTAAGAAATGTTCTAAATGACATAGTAAATCATTTGGATTATAAAAAAGAAGATGGAGTTACAGAAGACAAAGATTCTGTAAAGAAGTTAATAAATGATGATTTAGTAAATATTGAAGATGCACTAAAAAACATATTAAAAATTAGATCAGAGGTAGGTGCAAAGCAAAATAGCATGGATAGTGCTAAATCAAAAAATGAAGATCAGAATTTTAATATGAAAGAAATATTGTCTAAAACTGAGGATATAGATATAACAGAAAAAACTATGGAGTTTGCAACAGCCCAGACGGTATATATATCTTCTTTAACAACTAGTGCTAAAGTTCTTCAGCCAACCTTAATAGATTATATTAGATAG
- the fliS gene encoding flagellar export chaperone FliS, with translation MYGGNANAYNAYKNNSVNYASKDQLLLMLVDGALKFAKIARQAMLDKNIIKAHENIVKTEDIYYELMATLDVSKGGDWAKKLQSIYQFIIDRLVQANLKKDVKIMDEVIPLIEDIKNTWDEAYKISKGVR, from the coding sequence ATGTATGGTGGAAATGCAAATGCATATAATGCATATAAAAATAACAGTGTAAACTATGCTTCAAAAGATCAACTTTTACTTATGCTAGTTGATGGTGCCTTAAAATTTGCCAAAATAGCAAGACAAGCTATGCTGGATAAAAATATAATAAAGGCTCATGAAAATATTGTGAAAACAGAAGATATATATTATGAGTTAATGGCAACCTTAGATGTAAGTAAAGGTGGAGATTGGGCAAAAAAATTGCAATCCATATACCAGTTTATAATAGATAGACTAGTACAGGCAAATCTAAAAAAAGATGTTAAGATAATGGACGAGGTTATACCTCTTATTGAGGACATAAAAAATACTTGGGATGAAGCGTATAAAATATCTAAAGGAGTAAGATAG
- a CDS encoding flagellar protein FlaG produces MEINSIGQGRQNSSDTVNTTVKVLKETSKAENTVNKSSDNYDKHREDGDLKEKDIKDMVDGLNKLIDGASTHVEYEKHDKFNQYVIKIIDNDTKEVIKEIPPKKILDMVAKMCEMVGIIVDKKA; encoded by the coding sequence ATGGAAATCAATTCTATTGGTCAAGGAAGACAAAATAGTAGTGACACAGTAAATACTACAGTAAAAGTATTAAAGGAAACGTCAAAAGCTGAAAATACAGTGAATAAATCTTCCGATAATTATGATAAACATAGAGAAGATGGAGATTTAAAAGAAAAAGACATTAAGGATATGGTGGATGGTTTAAATAAACTTATTGATGGGGCTTCTACTCATGTAGAATACGAAAAACATGATAAATTTAATCAGTATGTTATTAAAATAATAGACAATGACACAAAAGAAGTAATAAAAGAGATTCCCCCTAAAAAGATATTAGATATGGTAGCTAAAATGTGTGAAATGGTAGGAATAATAGTAGATAAAAAGGCTTAA